The following coding sequences are from one Dreissena polymorpha isolate Duluth1 chromosome 8, UMN_Dpol_1.0, whole genome shotgun sequence window:
- the LOC127842569 gene encoding E3 ubiquitin-protein ligase RLIM-like isoform X1 yields MPSYCGNGKQYNIIYNNDLDSDSDHTDSSIPEHEHDLSVIGGVSSNEQNAFTCDALTTQGTHSNERNVSPHIPTSTEDISRSEQRNRSSFGTTSTEVSKERNPVSFQSSTSDSTRDTRNSIKTHSLKDTTSNYGNIQTLDSVNGDSFVYDSDTISRDLSIFDNNSLFSPQSMRVVVQVGRGSVGNITTGGMQFPYGNGLGINSMPFLPSFLLRGGSMGSGDPYDPVEGLSRLQQHGSDTLSRLLEMNSNLEGLLGMRQNNNFDARDFLEMLSDQEPDASSHINLERLPTKKYVKRNAVEDERCDICSETYNAGDEQRTLTCFHDYHVTCIDMWLQKNNTCPVCRMEVHTEGD; encoded by the exons ATGCCATCGTATTGTGGAAATggtaaacaatacaatattatttacaataatgaTTTAGATAGTGACTCTGATCACACTGATAGTTCGATACCAGAGCACGAACATGATCTCTCTGTGATAGGTGGTGTATCTAGTAATGAACAAAATGCATTTACATGTGACGCTTTGACAACTCAAGGAACGCACAGCAATGAACGAAATGTTTCTCCACATATTCCCACATCGACTGAAGACATATCTAGAAGTGAACAACGAAATCGTTCATCATTTGGTACAACTtcaactgaagtaagcaaagaaCGAAATCCCGTTTCTTTTCAATCCAGTACAAGCGATAGTACAAGGGACACAAGAAACTCAATAAAGACCCATTCATTAAAAGATACAACCAGCAATTACGGAAACATACAAACTTTAGACTCGGTAAATGGCGATTCTTTTGTTTACGACAGTGATACAATAAGTCGAGACCTTTCAATCTTCGATAATAATTCATTATTTTCTCCGCAAAGTATGCGTGTAGTTGTCCAAGTCGGAAGAGGCAGTGTCGGAAATATCACTACCGGTGGCATGCAGTTCCCATATGGGAACGGACTTGGAATCAACAGCATGCCTTTTTTGCCGAGCTTCCTCCTTCGAGGTGGCAGCATGGGTTCAGGTGATCCATATGATCCAGTTGAAGGACTGTCTAGATTGCAGCAGCACGGTTCTGATACACTGTCTAGACTTCTGGAAATGAATAGCAACTTAGAAGGGTTGTTGGGAATGCGCCAAAACAATAATTTTGACG CTAGGGATTTTCTCGAAATGCTATCTGATCAAGAACCCGACGCAAGTAGTCACATAAATCTTGAACGGTTGCCAACAAAGAAATATGTGAAAAGAAATGCCGTGGAAGATGAACGGTGTGACATATGCTCAGAGACGTACAATGCTGGCGATGAACAGAGGACCCTTACGTGTTTCCATGACTACCATGTAACGTGCATTGACATGTGGCTACAG aaaaataatacatGCCCGGTTTGTAGAATGGAAGTACATACAGAAGGCGATTAG
- the LOC127842569 gene encoding E3 ubiquitin-protein ligase RNF181-like isoform X2, whose protein sequence is MRVVVQVGRGSVGNITTGGMQFPYGNGLGINSMPFLPSFLLRGGSMGSGDPYDPVEGLSRLQQHGSDTLSRLLEMNSNLEGLLGMRQNNNFDARDFLEMLSDQEPDASSHINLERLPTKKYVKRNAVEDERCDICSETYNAGDEQRTLTCFHDYHVTCIDMWLQKNNTCPVCRMEVHTEGD, encoded by the exons ATGCGTGTAGTTGTCCAAGTCGGAAGAGGCAGTGTCGGAAATATCACTACCGGTGGCATGCAGTTCCCATATGGGAACGGACTTGGAATCAACAGCATGCCTTTTTTGCCGAGCTTCCTCCTTCGAGGTGGCAGCATGGGTTCAGGTGATCCATATGATCCAGTTGAAGGACTGTCTAGATTGCAGCAGCACGGTTCTGATACACTGTCTAGACTTCTGGAAATGAATAGCAACTTAGAAGGGTTGTTGGGAATGCGCCAAAACAATAATTTTGACG CTAGGGATTTTCTCGAAATGCTATCTGATCAAGAACCCGACGCAAGTAGTCACATAAATCTTGAACGGTTGCCAACAAAGAAATATGTGAAAAGAAATGCCGTGGAAGATGAACGGTGTGACATATGCTCAGAGACGTACAATGCTGGCGATGAACAGAGGACCCTTACGTGTTTCCATGACTACCATGTAACGTGCATTGACATGTGGCTACAG aaaaataatacatGCCCGGTTTGTAGAATGGAAGTACATACAGAAGGCGATTAG
- the LOC127842311 gene encoding uncharacterized protein LOC127842311 isoform X1: MGSPFSKCKRGKSGRLTQNFTSDPTYNRSGTPTDTSVCTATSQNARNVPFISSDESIHARHLNNSRIRITQRENILNNTSIFSSPQERERRNRRINIRSLYSFTMDPSEHTETTDTIVNSSRQESVHFENETIPSALVQPDSSIRRSMQSINQLSPTPERFMSSSLNAVDADTSIINNQNSEGSLPSTNSQLSERVSRLRNWNASNLLTIDESSLQRRQSNIGDNSVDESLIEDIQPNARQEDQIDRRHFLFTIGGDTDSSNGSLTLPDDSFSVQYLQQSTQQSIPRSQNFPGIMSNANNGVTNNTRDSITTESTQRETNAETDSDWLQRLMRPLRHDLGFVGTTPPPNNAQYNAGNDADINGSDSELDIPILRSMVREYLREHPEEDTGPPTLESLMSHEPLDVLRRRRHILLEPFGIDLRAGEHLFNFFDHGFSGRQVNSEKLPTKVFSTETVSTQLMCHICLEHYNTGDELKTLPCFHDFHPVCIDKWLETYPTCPVCRTTVCTDEDGQ, from the exons ATGGGAAGTCCTTTTTCTAAATGCAAGAGAGGGAAAAGTGGACGTTTAACACAAAAT TTCACATCCGATCCAACATACAACCGAAGTGGAACGCCAACAGATACGTCTGTGTGTACAGCCACTAGTCAAAACGCAAGAAACGTTCCATTCATTTCATCTGACGAGTCGATACACGCACGACATTTAAACAACTCGCGTATACGAATAACACAGCGtgaaaatatattgaacaatacCAGCATATTTTCTAGTCCACAAGAGCGTGAACGAAGGAATCGAAGAATAAACATACGTAGTCTGTACTCTTTCACAATGGACCCATCAGAGCACACAGAAACAACCGACACGATAGTAAATTCGTCCCGCCAAGAGAGCgttcattttgaaaatgaaaccataCCTTCAGCGCTAGTTCAACCTGACAGTTCTATTCGTCGATCAATGCAAAGTATAAATCAATTATCGCCAACACCTGAAAGATTTATGTCTTCATCTTTGAACGCAGTTGATGCTGATACATCtatcatcaataatcaaaattcaGAAGGATCACTACCAAGTACTAACAGCCAATTATCAGAACGTGTTTCTCGCCTAAGAAACTGGAACGCATCTAATTTATTGACCATTGACGAATCATCATTGCAGCGGAGACAATCGAATATCGGAGACAATAGCGTTGATGAATCCCTAATAGAAGACATACAGCCGAATGCACGTCAAGAAGACCAAATTGATAGAAGACATTTTTTGTTTACCATTGGTGGCGATACGGATAGTTCTAATGGCTCTTTAACACTCCCTGATGATTCTTTTtctgttcaatatctgcaacaatcAACGCAACAGTCTATCCCGCGTAGTCAAAACTTCCCGGGAATAATGTCAAATGCTAATAACGGTGTGACCAACAACACACGCGATTCTATAACTACAGAGTCAACACAACGGGAAACTAATGCTGAAACAGATAGCGACTGGCTACAACGCTTAATGCGACCTCTTCGACATGACCTCGGATTTGTTGGCACAACTCCTCCTCCAAACAATGCACAATATAATGCTGGAAATGATGCTGACATTAACGGAAGTGACAGCGAGTTGGACATACCGATCCTGCGTTCAATGGTGCGCGAGTACCTCAGAGAACACCCCGAGGAAGATACGGGACCACCCACTCTGGAATCACTGATGAGTCACGAGCCTTTAGACGTACTCAGACGCCGCAGGCACATTTTACTGGAGCCGTTTGGAATTGATCTGA GAGCAGGGGaacatttattcaattttttcGACCACGGGTTCTCTGGTCGCCAGGTCAATTCGGAAAAGTTGCCAACGAAAGTCTTCAGCACTGAAACGGTCTCCACGCAACTTATGTGTCACATTTGTCTAGAACACTACAATACAGGGGATGAGCTTAAAACTCTGCCTTGTTTCCATGACTTCCACCCGGTCTGTATTGACAAGTGGTTAGAG ACGTATCCGACCTGCCCGGTATGCAGAACGACTGTTTGCACAGACGAAGATGGGCAGTGA
- the LOC127842311 gene encoding uncharacterized protein LOC127842311 isoform X2, producing the protein MDPSEHTETTDTIVNSSRQESVHFENETIPSALVQPDSSIRRSMQSINQLSPTPERFMSSSLNAVDADTSIINNQNSEGSLPSTNSQLSERVSRLRNWNASNLLTIDESSLQRRQSNIGDNSVDESLIEDIQPNARQEDQIDRRHFLFTIGGDTDSSNGSLTLPDDSFSVQYLQQSTQQSIPRSQNFPGIMSNANNGVTNNTRDSITTESTQRETNAETDSDWLQRLMRPLRHDLGFVGTTPPPNNAQYNAGNDADINGSDSELDIPILRSMVREYLREHPEEDTGPPTLESLMSHEPLDVLRRRRHILLEPFGIDLRAGEHLFNFFDHGFSGRQVNSEKLPTKVFSTETVSTQLMCHICLEHYNTGDELKTLPCFHDFHPVCIDKWLETYPTCPVCRTTVCTDEDGQ; encoded by the exons ATGGACCCATCAGAGCACACAGAAACAACCGACACGATAGTAAATTCGTCCCGCCAAGAGAGCgttcattttgaaaatgaaaccataCCTTCAGCGCTAGTTCAACCTGACAGTTCTATTCGTCGATCAATGCAAAGTATAAATCAATTATCGCCAACACCTGAAAGATTTATGTCTTCATCTTTGAACGCAGTTGATGCTGATACATCtatcatcaataatcaaaattcaGAAGGATCACTACCAAGTACTAACAGCCAATTATCAGAACGTGTTTCTCGCCTAAGAAACTGGAACGCATCTAATTTATTGACCATTGACGAATCATCATTGCAGCGGAGACAATCGAATATCGGAGACAATAGCGTTGATGAATCCCTAATAGAAGACATACAGCCGAATGCACGTCAAGAAGACCAAATTGATAGAAGACATTTTTTGTTTACCATTGGTGGCGATACGGATAGTTCTAATGGCTCTTTAACACTCCCTGATGATTCTTTTtctgttcaatatctgcaacaatcAACGCAACAGTCTATCCCGCGTAGTCAAAACTTCCCGGGAATAATGTCAAATGCTAATAACGGTGTGACCAACAACACACGCGATTCTATAACTACAGAGTCAACACAACGGGAAACTAATGCTGAAACAGATAGCGACTGGCTACAACGCTTAATGCGACCTCTTCGACATGACCTCGGATTTGTTGGCACAACTCCTCCTCCAAACAATGCACAATATAATGCTGGAAATGATGCTGACATTAACGGAAGTGACAGCGAGTTGGACATACCGATCCTGCGTTCAATGGTGCGCGAGTACCTCAGAGAACACCCCGAGGAAGATACGGGACCACCCACTCTGGAATCACTGATGAGTCACGAGCCTTTAGACGTACTCAGACGCCGCAGGCACATTTTACTGGAGCCGTTTGGAATTGATCTGA GAGCAGGGGaacatttattcaattttttcGACCACGGGTTCTCTGGTCGCCAGGTCAATTCGGAAAAGTTGCCAACGAAAGTCTTCAGCACTGAAACGGTCTCCACGCAACTTATGTGTCACATTTGTCTAGAACACTACAATACAGGGGATGAGCTTAAAACTCTGCCTTGTTTCCATGACTTCCACCCGGTCTGTATTGACAAGTGGTTAGAG ACGTATCCGACCTGCCCGGTATGCAGAACGACTGTTTGCACAGACGAAGATGGGCAGTGA